A region of Paractinoplanes abujensis DNA encodes the following proteins:
- a CDS encoding acetolactate synthase large subunit: MTRPTPETLAHRANPATVAAAATSAPAVASPVSTTGAGALVRSLEALGVEVAFGIPGGTILPAYDPLFDSKVRHILVRHEQGAGHAATGYAQATGKVGVCIATSGPGATNLVTAIADAYMDSVPIVAITGQVSRPAIGTDAFQEADIQGITLPITKHNFLVQTPEELPRILAEAFHLAATGRPGPVLVDIPKDVQQAQTTFSWPPTLDLPGYRPTLHPHGKQIREAARLIAAAKRPVLYVGGGVLKADATDGLRRLAELTGIPVVTTLMALGAFPDSHPQHLGMPGMHGTVPAVYALQKSDLLITLGARFDDRVTGQLDSFAPDAKVVHADIDPAEIGKNRHADVPIVGDARHVIDELIAAVSATAEGAGQYEPWWSTLNELRQRYPLGYEEPTDGSLAPQYVIERIGELVGPDAIYCAGVGQHQMWASQFIKYEKPGTWLNSGGAGTMGYAVPAAMGAKVGRPETPVWAIDGDGCFQMTNQELATCALEGIPVKIAVINNGNLGMVRQWQTLFYDGRYSNTELGTHKHRIPDFVKLAEALGCVGLRCESKDDVDKIIKQAMEINDAPVVIDFTVGKDAMVWPMVAAGTSNDEIMFARDVRPEFEEDDL; encoded by the coding sequence ATGACGAGACCCACTCCTGAGACCCTCGCCCACCGAGCCAACCCGGCCACTGTCGCGGCGGCCGCCACCTCGGCCCCGGCCGTAGCCTCCCCGGTTTCCACCACGGGCGCCGGCGCGCTCGTGCGGTCGCTCGAGGCGCTCGGGGTCGAGGTCGCGTTCGGCATTCCCGGCGGCACGATCCTGCCGGCGTACGACCCGCTGTTCGACTCCAAGGTGCGGCACATCCTGGTCCGGCACGAGCAGGGCGCCGGCCACGCCGCCACCGGTTACGCGCAGGCCACCGGCAAGGTCGGCGTCTGCATCGCGACCAGCGGCCCGGGCGCGACCAACCTGGTCACCGCGATCGCCGACGCCTACATGGACTCGGTTCCGATCGTCGCCATCACCGGTCAGGTCTCCCGCCCCGCGATCGGCACCGACGCCTTCCAGGAGGCGGACATCCAGGGCATCACGCTGCCCATCACCAAGCACAACTTCCTGGTGCAGACGCCCGAGGAACTTCCGCGCATCCTGGCCGAGGCGTTCCACCTGGCCGCCACCGGCCGGCCGGGGCCCGTGCTGGTCGACATCCCGAAGGACGTGCAGCAGGCGCAGACCACGTTCTCCTGGCCGCCGACGCTCGACCTGCCCGGCTACCGCCCGACCCTGCACCCGCACGGCAAGCAGATCCGTGAGGCGGCCCGGCTGATCGCCGCGGCCAAGCGCCCGGTGCTCTACGTGGGCGGCGGCGTGCTCAAGGCCGACGCCACCGACGGGCTGCGCCGGCTGGCCGAGCTGACCGGCATCCCGGTCGTCACGACGCTGATGGCGCTGGGCGCGTTCCCCGACTCGCACCCGCAGCACCTGGGCATGCCCGGCATGCACGGCACCGTCCCCGCGGTCTACGCGCTGCAGAAGTCCGACCTGCTGATCACGCTGGGCGCCCGCTTCGACGACCGGGTCACCGGTCAGCTCGACTCGTTCGCGCCGGACGCCAAAGTGGTGCACGCCGACATCGACCCGGCCGAGATCGGCAAGAACCGGCACGCCGACGTCCCGATCGTGGGCGACGCCCGGCACGTGATCGACGAGCTGATCGCCGCGGTGTCGGCCACGGCCGAGGGCGCCGGGCAGTACGAGCCCTGGTGGTCCACGCTCAACGAGCTGCGTCAGCGCTACCCGCTGGGCTACGAGGAGCCGACCGACGGCTCGCTGGCCCCGCAGTACGTGATCGAGCGGATCGGCGAGCTGGTCGGGCCCGACGCGATCTACTGCGCGGGTGTCGGCCAGCACCAGATGTGGGCCTCGCAGTTCATCAAGTACGAGAAGCCGGGCACGTGGCTCAACTCGGGCGGCGCGGGCACGATGGGATACGCCGTCCCCGCCGCGATGGGCGCCAAAGTCGGCCGGCCGGAGACCCCGGTCTGGGCGATCGACGGCGACGGCTGCTTCCAGATGACCAACCAGGAGCTCGCGACCTGCGCCCTGGAGGGCATCCCGGTCAAGATCGCCGTGATCAACAACGGCAATCTGGGCATGGTCCGGCAGTGGCAGACCCTGTTCTACGACGGTCGCTACTCCAACACCGAGCTGGGCACGCACAAGCACCGCATCCCCGACTTCGTGAAGCTGGCTGAGGCGCTGGGCTGCGTCGGGTTGCGCTGCGAGTCCAAGGACGACGTCGACAAGATCATCAAGCAGGCCATGGAGATCAACGACGCGCCGGTGGTCATCGACTTCACCGTCGGCAAGGACGCGATGGTCTGGCCCATGGTCGCGGCCGGCACCAGCAACGACGAGATCATGTTCGCCCGGGACGTGCGTCCCGAATTCGAAGAGGACGACCTCTGA
- the ilvN gene encoding acetolactate synthase small subunit — MNKHTLSVLVENKPSVLARVSGLFSRRGFNIDSLAVGETENPDVSRITIVVNADSSPLEQVTKQLNKLVNVLKIVELDPQQSVQRELLLVKVRADRAQRSQVLETVELFRARVIDVAPDTLTIEATGNPDKLDALLRDLEPYGIKEMVQSGLVAIGRGSRSITTGPALRAA, encoded by the coding sequence ATGAACAAGCACACTTTGTCCGTGCTGGTCGAGAACAAGCCGAGTGTGCTTGCTCGGGTCAGTGGCCTGTTCTCCCGGCGCGGCTTCAACATCGACTCCCTGGCGGTCGGCGAGACGGAGAACCCCGACGTCAGCCGCATCACGATCGTGGTCAACGCCGACTCCTCACCCCTGGAGCAGGTGACCAAGCAGCTCAACAAGCTGGTGAACGTCCTCAAGATCGTCGAGCTGGACCCGCAGCAGTCGGTTCAGCGCGAGCTCCTGCTGGTCAAGGTGCGCGCCGATCGTGCGCAGCGCAGCCAGGTGCTCGAGACGGTCGAGCTGTTCCGGGCGAGGGTGATCGACGTCGCTCCGGACACCCTCACGATCGAGGCCACGGGTAACCCCGACAAGCTGGACGCGTTGCTGCGCGACCTCGAGCCGTACGGCATCAAAGAGATGGTCCAGTCGGGCCTCGTGGCTATTGGCCGCGGTTCCCGGTCCATCACCACCGGCCCGGCGCTCCGCGCCGCCTAG
- the ilvC gene encoding ketol-acid reductoisomerase → MTAEVFYDDDADLSIIQGKKVAVIGYGSQGHAHSLSLRDSGVQVVVGLQEGSKSRAKASEQGLEVKTPAEASAWADVIMVLAPDTAQRKIYTESIAPHLSAGKALFFGHGLNIRFELIKPPADVTVAMVAPKGPGHLVRRQYVDGKGVPCLVAVEQDPTGDGLALALSYAKAIGGARAGVIKTTFKEETETDLFGEQAVLCGGTAALVQTGFEVLTEAGYAPEIAYFECLHELKLIVDLMYEGGISRMRYSVSDTAEFGDYVSGPRVINADTKAEMKRILADIQSGEFTRQLIEDDDNGRPLLTKYREQGAAHPIEVTGKKLRDMMSWVDRPITETA, encoded by the coding sequence ATGACCGCGGAAGTTTTCTACGACGACGACGCCGACCTGAGCATCATCCAGGGTAAGAAGGTCGCCGTGATCGGGTACGGCAGCCAGGGCCACGCCCACTCGCTGTCCCTGCGCGACTCGGGCGTCCAGGTGGTGGTCGGTCTGCAGGAGGGCTCCAAGAGCCGGGCCAAGGCCTCCGAGCAGGGCCTCGAGGTCAAGACGCCCGCCGAGGCGTCCGCCTGGGCCGACGTGATCATGGTCCTGGCGCCGGACACCGCTCAGCGCAAGATCTACACCGAGTCGATCGCGCCCCACCTGTCCGCGGGCAAGGCCCTCTTCTTCGGTCACGGCCTCAACATCCGGTTCGAGCTGATCAAGCCGCCGGCCGACGTGACAGTGGCCATGGTCGCCCCCAAGGGCCCCGGCCACCTGGTCCGCCGCCAGTACGTGGACGGCAAGGGCGTGCCGTGTCTGGTCGCCGTCGAGCAGGACCCGACCGGTGACGGTCTCGCGCTCGCGCTCTCCTACGCCAAGGCGATCGGTGGCGCCCGGGCCGGCGTCATCAAGACCACCTTCAAAGAGGAGACCGAGACCGACCTCTTCGGCGAGCAGGCCGTGCTCTGCGGTGGCACCGCGGCGCTCGTGCAGACCGGTTTCGAGGTGCTCACCGAGGCCGGCTATGCCCCCGAGATCGCGTACTTCGAGTGCCTGCACGAGCTCAAGCTGATCGTCGACCTCATGTACGAGGGCGGCATCTCCCGGATGCGCTACAGCGTGTCCGACACGGCTGAGTTCGGTGACTACGTCAGTGGCCCGCGTGTCATCAACGCCGACACCAAGGCGGAGATGAAGCGGATCCTGGCCGACATCCAGTCCGGCGAGTTCACCCGCCAGCTGATCGAGGACGACGACAACGGCCGCCCGCTGCTGACCAAGTACCGCGAGCAGGGTGCCGCGCACCCGATCGAGGTCACCGGCAAGAAGCTGCGCGACATGATGAGCTGGGTCGACCGGCCCATCACCGAGACCGCCTGA
- a CDS encoding ALF repeat-containing protein, translated as MRSAQRFRAAAMASLAAVIVGTHLHAPPAAAAPLPGRAAARAETDPPPVPDLPPLITETWNGTTGVSATDERWRKAVADVAEFTPEPEVRDAALAALAGGNPATILKFATVDKPALEKQIAARKKQEAADNLATIRAMAGTGGAYFNAEVQRVLAGTDSDRAAFLAYGAGIARDRDAQVARTAAERAATLRERVGLVAAAAPPESNVKRAAEAALAGDDAAITAFLATGYLTAARQDAAEREQYLKDLEARNKAAEELTDLAQRSERANVARRQMLVAHGEGVRALQRAANAMAATANAARHASRVLDGSGTAAQKATDLTTANNEAKRQLGYAQAAAREASIAAATASSAADVLIATGLEYGAEWSLIAQGMSEAATAAVGATQTAQFAIDATIATNNAETAQAKAEAHAAQAIKWRQHAEEHAKAAAKLAAAAVKQTAAAKTAAARAKKAREQAQAAEAKSWAQAEQTRRHREAAEAQAAEAKRQRQIAEAERATAARHRAEAERQAAVARNARANADAQAAVAASARSKAENSSAAAQAAAGRAWEKESEAGRARDAAVQAELDEQTAKAYAQAMRAGVAAAGSAAERDAAQREADAADRQVGVASGAARSARSSANTATGAAANARAAATQAQQAADRAAVAAKRARQAAAAADAAADSAEASARATHAARVRADAKAAVATAEETKAAEAARTAVRLSDQAAEEAVQALWAANRTRTEAEAATSEAVAAATQAEMAVRAATAARDSAAGIAEPANTAIAMVSPFTGADIDADFVALVAEQARTIGAEQAAAAQARAEEALTAAQRAEAAADRANAQVKPAFTAAAQAARSAADAAASAAEAKKYAAQAAADGAAARAAAAGAARADAQARADALAARQAANEAASDAAIAGRSAQQAQAEANAANSAASAAEADAAAARGAADRAESDAAATKRAADRAQSYADSAAAAASSALQHAVEAQQAAERAEEAERQRELDRRRELVEGTSSAPTGAERDELLAMLLGGEEDEYKQLEEMAGKDLLDYLKEAIPGLIDDLTPWGDIKGCFMERNWTACLSLALTFAPGGGLLKAGKMAKKLLEHAPKIKKFLDDVNKAKKRLEELKEKARKRKNPDEPQACPIRPNPAAAKGASRTAVAQGGGGWCMDDDERREYAPDIAGGHANGKHGSEFPGMSQADLEKLVDDVMANPSRTKDLGSGRKAYLGKDGRTIVIHDPMHPDGGTVFKGKSDPDAFEEYWEELN; from the coding sequence GTGAGATCTGCCCAGAGGTTCCGGGCGGCGGCAATGGCCTCGCTGGCCGCCGTGATCGTCGGAACTCATCTCCACGCTCCACCGGCCGCCGCGGCGCCGCTCCCGGGCCGGGCCGCCGCGCGAGCCGAGACCGACCCGCCGCCCGTGCCCGACCTGCCACCGCTGATCACCGAGACGTGGAACGGCACGACCGGTGTGTCGGCCACTGACGAGCGGTGGCGCAAGGCGGTCGCCGACGTGGCCGAGTTCACGCCCGAGCCCGAGGTGCGTGACGCCGCCCTGGCCGCGCTGGCCGGCGGTAACCCGGCCACCATCCTCAAGTTCGCCACGGTCGACAAGCCGGCCCTGGAGAAGCAGATCGCCGCCCGCAAGAAGCAGGAGGCGGCCGACAACCTGGCCACGATCCGCGCCATGGCCGGGACGGGCGGGGCCTATTTCAACGCCGAGGTGCAGCGGGTGCTGGCCGGCACCGACAGCGATCGTGCGGCCTTCCTGGCCTACGGGGCCGGCATCGCCCGCGACCGGGACGCCCAGGTGGCGCGGACGGCGGCCGAGCGGGCGGCAACGTTGCGTGAGCGTGTCGGTCTGGTGGCGGCGGCCGCGCCGCCGGAGTCGAACGTCAAGCGGGCGGCCGAGGCCGCGTTGGCGGGCGACGACGCGGCGATCACGGCCTTCCTCGCCACGGGCTACCTCACCGCCGCGCGGCAGGACGCGGCGGAGCGTGAGCAGTATCTGAAGGACCTCGAAGCGCGCAACAAGGCGGCCGAGGAGCTGACCGACCTCGCCCAGCGTTCCGAGCGGGCCAATGTGGCGCGGCGGCAGATGCTGGTCGCGCACGGTGAAGGCGTCCGGGCGCTGCAGCGGGCGGCGAACGCGATGGCGGCCACGGCGAACGCGGCCCGGCACGCCTCGCGGGTGCTCGACGGCAGCGGCACGGCGGCGCAGAAGGCGACCGACCTCACGACGGCCAACAACGAGGCGAAGCGGCAGCTCGGCTACGCCCAGGCGGCGGCCCGGGAGGCCTCGATCGCGGCGGCGACGGCGTCGTCGGCGGCCGACGTACTGATCGCCACCGGCCTCGAGTACGGCGCCGAGTGGTCGCTGATCGCGCAGGGCATGAGCGAGGCGGCGACCGCGGCGGTCGGTGCCACGCAGACGGCACAGTTCGCGATCGACGCGACCATCGCCACCAACAACGCCGAGACCGCGCAGGCCAAGGCTGAGGCGCACGCGGCGCAGGCGATCAAGTGGCGTCAGCACGCCGAGGAGCACGCCAAGGCGGCGGCCAAGCTGGCGGCCGCTGCGGTCAAGCAGACGGCCGCGGCCAAGACGGCCGCCGCACGCGCCAAGAAGGCCCGGGAGCAGGCTCAGGCGGCCGAGGCCAAGTCATGGGCGCAGGCCGAACAGACCCGTAGGCACCGCGAAGCGGCCGAGGCGCAGGCGGCCGAGGCCAAGCGGCAGCGCCAGATCGCCGAGGCCGAGCGGGCCACCGCGGCCCGGCACCGGGCCGAGGCCGAGCGGCAGGCGGCCGTGGCCCGCAACGCGCGGGCCAACGCCGACGCCCAGGCCGCCGTCGCGGCGTCCGCACGCTCGAAGGCCGAGAACTCCAGCGCCGCCGCGCAGGCGGCCGCCGGCCGGGCGTGGGAGAAGGAGAGCGAGGCGGGCCGGGCCCGTGACGCCGCCGTCCAGGCCGAACTCGACGAGCAGACCGCCAAGGCTTACGCGCAGGCGATGCGGGCCGGAGTCGCGGCGGCCGGCAGCGCCGCCGAGCGGGACGCGGCGCAGCGGGAGGCCGACGCGGCGGATCGGCAGGTCGGGGTGGCCAGTGGCGCGGCCCGGTCGGCCCGGTCGTCGGCCAACACAGCGACCGGCGCGGCGGCCAACGCGCGCGCCGCGGCCACCCAGGCTCAGCAGGCCGCGGACCGGGCGGCCGTCGCGGCCAAGCGGGCGCGGCAGGCGGCCGCGGCGGCGGATGCGGCGGCCGACAGCGCCGAGGCGAGCGCGCGGGCGACCCATGCGGCACGGGTGCGCGCCGATGCCAAGGCGGCAGTGGCCACGGCCGAGGAGACCAAGGCCGCAGAGGCCGCGCGGACGGCGGTCCGGCTCAGTGACCAGGCCGCCGAGGAGGCCGTCCAAGCGCTGTGGGCCGCCAACCGGACCAGAACCGAGGCCGAGGCGGCCACCAGTGAGGCAGTGGCGGCGGCGACCCAGGCCGAGATGGCGGTGCGGGCGGCCACGGCGGCACGGGACTCGGCAGCCGGCATCGCCGAGCCGGCCAACACCGCGATCGCCATGGTCTCGCCGTTCACCGGGGCCGACATCGACGCCGACTTCGTGGCGCTCGTGGCCGAGCAGGCCCGGACCATCGGCGCCGAGCAGGCAGCCGCGGCCCAGGCCCGCGCCGAGGAGGCGCTGACCGCCGCGCAGCGGGCCGAGGCCGCCGCCGACCGGGCCAACGCGCAGGTCAAGCCGGCCTTCACCGCGGCCGCGCAGGCGGCCCGATCGGCGGCCGACGCAGCCGCCTCGGCCGCCGAGGCCAAGAAATATGCCGCCCAGGCGGCCGCGGACGGCGCAGCCGCCCGGGCCGCGGCGGCCGGTGCTGCCCGCGCCGACGCTCAAGCCCGGGCCGACGCCCTGGCCGCACGGCAGGCGGCCAACGAGGCCGCCAGCGACGCCGCGATCGCCGGGCGCAGCGCCCAGCAGGCACAGGCCGAGGCCAACGCGGCCAACAGCGCGGCCTCGGCCGCCGAGGCCGACGCGGCCGCTGCTCGCGGGGCGGCCGACCGCGCCGAATCGGATGCCGCGGCCACCAAGCGGGCGGCCGACCGGGCCCAGTCCTACGCCGACAGCGCCGCCGCCGCGGCGTCGAGCGCCCTCCAGCACGCGGTCGAGGCCCAACAGGCGGCCGAGCGGGCCGAGGAGGCGGAACGTCAGCGCGAGCTGGATCGCCGCCGTGAGCTGGTCGAGGGCACGAGCTCGGCGCCCACCGGCGCGGAACGCGACGAGCTGCTGGCCATGCTGCTCGGCGGCGAGGAGGACGAGTACAAACAGCTCGAGGAGATGGCCGGCAAGGACCTGCTCGACTATTTGAAGGAAGCGATCCCGGGCCTGATCGACGACCTCACGCCGTGGGGCGACATCAAGGGCTGCTTCATGGAGCGCAACTGGACGGCCTGCCTTTCGCTGGCGCTGACGTTCGCACCCGGTGGCGGGCTGCTCAAGGCGGGCAAGATGGCCAAGAAGCTGCTCGAGCACGCGCCGAAGATCAAGAAATTCCTGGACGACGTCAACAAGGCCAAGAAGCGTCTCGAGGAACTGAAGGAGAAGGCGCGCAAGCGGAAGAACCCGGATGAGCCGCAGGCCTGCCCGATCCGGCCCAACCCCGCGGCGGCCAAGGGGGCGTCCCGGACGGCCGTGGCCCAGGGGGGCGGCGGCTGGTGCATGGACGACGACGAGCGCCGCGAGTACGCGCCGGACATCGCAGGCGGGCACGCCAACGGCAAGCACGGATCCGAGTTCCCCGGCATGTCGCAGGCGGATCTGGAGAAACTGGTCGACGACGTGATGGCAAACCCGTCCCGGACGAAGGATCTGGGCAGCGGGCGCAAGGCTTATCTGGGCAAGGACGGCCGGACGATCGTGATTCACGACCCGATGCACCCGGACGGGGGCACAGTGTTCAAGGGCAAGAGCGACCCGGACGCGTTCGAGGAGTACTGGGAGGAACTCAACTGA
- the mpgS gene encoding mannosyl-3-phosphoglycerate synthase, with product MRLADSFRSERFGAVRIHELQRVIELDSGTSVGAGSQVVPAEALRAVESQMVIVVPCMNETRTVIEGVLSGIPHDCLIILVSNSDRGPVDRYEIEAQTVEQFCRLAGRSAITVHQKDPGVAAAIKAAGMPELIDDDGLVRSGKGEAMLLGMALAAMTGRRYIGYVDADNYVPGSVHEYCKVYAAGLHLAGSPYSMVRISWHSKPKLRDNRLFFSRRGRSSQITNEWLNRFLAEYSDFGTEVIATGNAGEHAMTLDLGLKLRLAGGFAVEPYEYMDMFEQFGGVLESTDPDVMASSVPVLQIETRNPHFHDNKGEEHVQGMRMQALNVVYHSPVTLPAVRQAIVEFMVEQGALEVGQEPPRERVYPPVGTLDLDLLYDALDAEALSFRQPDGLALAGRPASPPIDRDKIPRRVA from the coding sequence ATGCGACTGGCTGATTCTTTTCGGAGTGAGCGCTTCGGTGCGGTCCGGATTCATGAGCTGCAGCGGGTGATCGAGCTGGACTCGGGCACCTCGGTCGGTGCGGGCAGCCAGGTTGTGCCGGCCGAGGCGCTTCGCGCCGTGGAATCGCAAATGGTCATTGTCGTTCCGTGCATGAATGAGACACGCACCGTCATCGAGGGCGTCCTCTCCGGCATTCCGCACGACTGTCTGATCATTCTGGTCTCGAACAGCGATCGCGGTCCGGTCGACCGTTACGAGATCGAGGCGCAGACGGTCGAGCAGTTCTGCCGGCTGGCCGGGCGCTCGGCGATCACCGTGCACCAGAAGGACCCGGGCGTCGCCGCGGCGATCAAGGCGGCCGGCATGCCCGAGCTGATCGACGACGACGGGCTGGTCCGCAGCGGCAAGGGCGAGGCGATGCTGCTCGGCATGGCCCTCGCCGCGATGACCGGCCGTCGCTACATCGGCTATGTGGACGCCGACAACTACGTGCCGGGCTCGGTCCACGAGTACTGCAAGGTCTACGCGGCCGGGCTGCACCTGGCCGGCTCGCCCTACTCGATGGTCCGCATCTCGTGGCACTCGAAGCCCAAGCTGCGCGACAACCGCCTGTTCTTCAGCCGCCGGGGCCGCAGCTCGCAGATCACCAACGAGTGGCTCAACCGGTTCCTGGCCGAGTATTCCGACTTCGGCACCGAGGTGATCGCCACCGGCAACGCCGGCGAGCACGCGATGACCCTCGACCTGGGCCTCAAGCTGCGCCTGGCCGGCGGGTTCGCGGTCGAGCCGTACGAGTACATGGACATGTTCGAGCAGTTCGGCGGCGTGCTCGAGAGCACCGATCCGGACGTGATGGCCAGCTCGGTGCCGGTGCTGCAGATCGAGACCCGCAACCCGCACTTCCACGACAACAAGGGCGAGGAGCACGTGCAGGGCATGCGGATGCAGGCCCTCAACGTCGTCTACCACTCGCCGGTCACGCTGCCCGCCGTGCGCCAGGCCATCGTGGAGTTCATGGTCGAGCAGGGTGCGCTCGAGGTGGGTCAGGAGCCGCCGCGGGAGCGCGTCTACCCGCCCGTCGGCACGCTCGACCTCGACCTGCTCTACGACGCGCTGGACGCCGAGGCGCTCAGCTTCCGCCAGCCCGACGGGCTCGCCCTAGCCGGCCGTCCGGCGTCCCCGCCCATCGATCGGGACAAGATTCCGAGGCGTGTTGCCTAA
- the serA gene encoding phosphoglycerate dehydrogenase: MTPVVLIAEELAPSALDVLAYDYDVRRVDGTDRAALLAEVAAADALIVRSATRVDAEVLAAGSGLRVVARAGVGLDNVDVPAATARGVLVVNAPTSNIVSAAEQAIALLLAVARHTATASAALKAGRWQRSRHVGVEVQGKTVGVVGLGRIGVLFAQRMASFGTRLIAYDPYIQPARAAQLGVRLVGLEELLRESDFISVHLPRTPETVGLIGEKELTLVKPGVRIVNAARGGLIDEAALAAALADGRVAGAGLDVFVTEPTTESPLFAFDNVVVTPHLGASTAEAQDKAGLSVARSVKLALDGEFVPDAVNVQAGGVVDEDVRPLLALAEKLGKVFTAVAGGIAATVTVEVRGEIVSHDVGVLRLAATKGLFTAVVDERVTYVNAPQLALDRGVEVELVVSDEPADHHNLVTVRGALPDGRAVSVAGTLTLHGAREIAKLTGVDGFDLDLTADGVLLFFRYSDRPGVVGAIGTLLGEAGVNIAAMQVARREAGGEALMTLTVDSSVDAELLSGVAAAIGSARGSAVDLRLNGS, from the coding sequence GTGACGCCCGTCGTTCTGATCGCCGAAGAGCTGGCCCCCTCCGCCCTCGACGTGCTTGCGTACGACTACGACGTCCGCCGGGTCGACGGCACCGACCGGGCCGCCCTGCTCGCGGAGGTGGCCGCGGCCGACGCGCTGATCGTCCGCAGCGCCACCCGGGTCGACGCCGAGGTGCTGGCGGCCGGCTCGGGGCTGCGCGTGGTGGCCCGGGCCGGCGTGGGGCTCGACAACGTCGACGTGCCCGCCGCCACCGCCCGCGGTGTCCTCGTGGTCAACGCGCCGACCAGCAACATCGTGTCGGCCGCGGAGCAGGCGATCGCGCTGCTGCTCGCGGTGGCCCGGCACACGGCCACCGCCTCGGCCGCGCTCAAGGCGGGCCGCTGGCAGCGTTCCCGCCACGTCGGCGTCGAGGTGCAGGGCAAGACGGTCGGCGTGGTCGGGCTGGGCCGCATCGGCGTGCTGTTCGCCCAGCGCATGGCGTCGTTCGGCACCCGGCTGATCGCCTACGACCCGTACATCCAGCCCGCCCGGGCCGCGCAACTCGGCGTACGGCTGGTGGGTCTGGAGGAACTGCTGCGCGAGAGCGACTTCATCTCGGTGCACCTCCCGCGCACCCCGGAGACCGTGGGCCTGATCGGCGAGAAGGAGCTGACGCTCGTCAAGCCCGGGGTCCGGATCGTCAACGCGGCCCGCGGCGGGCTGATCGACGAGGCCGCGCTGGCCGCCGCGCTGGCCGACGGCCGGGTGGCCGGGGCCGGGCTCGACGTGTTCGTCACCGAGCCGACCACCGAGTCCCCGCTCTTCGCCTTCGACAACGTGGTGGTCACGCCGCATCTGGGCGCGTCCACGGCCGAGGCGCAGGACAAGGCGGGCCTGTCCGTGGCCCGCAGTGTGAAACTCGCGCTCGACGGCGAGTTCGTCCCCGATGCGGTCAACGTGCAGGCCGGCGGCGTGGTCGACGAGGACGTGCGGCCGTTGCTGGCGCTGGCCGAGAAGCTGGGCAAGGTCTTCACGGCGGTGGCGGGCGGGATCGCGGCCACCGTCACGGTCGAGGTGCGCGGCGAGATCGTCTCGCACGACGTCGGGGTGCTGCGCCTCGCGGCCACCAAGGGGCTGTTCACCGCGGTCGTGGACGAGCGGGTGACCTACGTGAACGCCCCTCAGCTGGCCCTGGACCGGGGGGTCGAGGTCGAGCTCGTGGTCAGTGACGAGCCCGCCGATCATCACAACCTGGTCACCGTACGCGGGGCGCTGCCCGACGGCCGGGCGGTGAGCGTGGCCGGCACGCTGACTTTGCACGGCGCCCGCGAGATCGCCAAGCTGACCGGCGTCGACGGTTTCGACCTCGACCTCACCGCGGACGGTGTGCTGCTCTTCTTCCGCTACAGCGACCGTCCCGGTGTCGTCGGCGCGATCGGCACGCTGCTCGGCGAGGCCGGCGTCAACATCGCGGCCATGCAGGTGGCCCGGCGCGAGGCGGGCGGCGAGGCGCTGATGACGCTGACCGTCGACTCGTCGGTCGACGCGGAACTGCTCTCCGGCGTGGCCGCCGCGATCGGCTCGGCCCGGGGCAGTGCGGTCGACCTGCGGCTCAACGGCTCCTGA